From a region of the Candidatus Jettenia caeni genome:
- a CDS encoding 30S ribosomal protein S19, with translation MSRSVKKGPYVDSKLLKKVLKQKEIKSGEPIRTWCRSCTIVPDFVSHTFMIHNGKGFQKLFVTDDMVGHKLGEFALTRIFRAHGGVKKKETPHG, from the coding sequence ATGAGTCGTTCAGTAAAAAAGGGACCATACGTTGATAGTAAGTTATTAAAGAAGGTGTTGAAACAAAAAGAGATTAAAAGTGGCGAGCCGATACGTACATGGTGTAGAAGTTGTACAATTGTACCGGATTTTGTATCCCATACTTTTATGATTCATAACGGTAAAGGATTTCAAAAGCTTTTTGTTACAGATGATATGGTAGGACATAAATTAGGAGAATTTGCTCTTACAAGAATTTTTAGAGCACATGGGGGTGTTAAAAAGAAAGAGACACCGCATGGTTAG
- a CDS encoding 50S ribosomal protein L22: MEYKSSYKYARISPRKARYVIDLVRGKSVNDALRILRLTHKRASYMVDKVIRAAVAAANENIDVDVESLYVKQALVDAGPTRKWQRPRPRGMSARILKRTSHISITLSEKTKNVDNQNR; this comes from the coding sequence ATGGAATATAAATCTAGTTATAAATATGCGAGGATATCTCCAAGAAAAGCTCGGTATGTGATAGATCTTGTCCGGGGCAAATCTGTTAATGATGCATTGAGAATTTTGAGGTTGACTCATAAGCGTGCATCTTACATGGTTGATAAGGTAATAAGAGCTGCAGTTGCCGCTGCGAATGAAAATATAGATGTAGACGTTGAATCGTTATATGTAAAACAAGCCTTAGTGGATGCTGGGCCAACGAGAAAATGGCAACGTCCGAGACCTCGCGGTATGTCGGCGAGAATTTTAAAAAGGACAAGCCATATTTCCATTACGTTATCCGAAAAGACAAAAAATGTTGATAATCAAAATAGGTGA